CGCATCTCATCTAAGGCACTGACCGCAAAGATACCGCTGACGATTCGCTCTTCGTTAATCTCCTTAATGTCATGAATGCCTAATATCTCTTTATCCAGCGAGCGTGTGCCGATGATACCCATGGCATAGGGGACGTGTATCGCCCAGTCGTTTTTTTCTTCTTTTTCGTTGATGAGTGCCACGACATTAAAGCCGGCAGGGGCAGGCTCGGTCTCCCACATCGCTTCCATGGTGGCAAGTTTGGTCTGCTGAGCCAGCCCGATAGAATAACCCGACTCATCGCCTAACACAATGGTGCTACAAATGGACGCAAAACCAAAGGCGGCTGCCACATGAAAACTGCGTTTGGCAAAGGCGACATCACGCCCTTTGAGCAGATACCAAGCCGACACCGACAGCACAAACATCGCTCCGACCACATAGCCTGCCGAGACGGTATGGACAAATTTATTTTGAGCGTCAGGGTTTAGCAGGATTTGGGCGAAACTGGTCATTTCCATTCGCATGGTCTGGTAGTTAAACTCCGCCCCCACAGGATTTTGCATCCAGCCATTGGCAATTAAAATCCACAGAGCCGACAGGTTCGTCCCCAGTGCCATGAGTATGGTGGTGATGAGATGTTGCACACGGCTCATTCGCTCCCAACCAAAGAAAAACAGCCCGACCATCGTGGATTCTAAGAAAAACGCCATCAAGCCTTCAATGGCAAGTGGGGCTCCGAACACATCGCCGACATAGTGCGAATAATACGCCCAGTTCGTCCCAAACTGGAACTCCATCGTAATGCCCGTGGTAACCCCCAAAGCAAAGTTAATGCCAAAGAGCTTACCCCAAAAGCGGGTCATGTCTTTCCAAATCTCTTTGCCTGTGATGACATACACCGACTCCATGATGACCAACAGCCATGTCATGCCAAGCGTTAGGGGGATAAATAAAAAGTGAAATAATGCTGTTACGGCAAATTGTAGCCGTGAGACATCTACCAAAGACTCGGTAATCATAGGCTCACCAGTGTAATAATATATCGGCATTTATATTAGCATAATCTAATATAAACAACAAGCAAATAAATAATAAATAGTGTGGGTTATATGACAATAAATTTGACATGGCTTGTTAAAAAAGCATTGTCATGGTAGGCACACCCTAAATGGACACACATATTGTTGGGTAATTTTGTGATTAAAAATCATTTTTGTCAAGGCGAAAACTGTTGATAAATGGTTAAATATTATTCATTTTAAATACATCAATTAAATCCTAAACAAAAACCCAAACAAAAAACAGACAAGCCAAACTTGTCTGTTTTAAGGTCAATAAAAAGAGTAAAAACGCCATGCCAAATCTACGACATCGGCAAGTCAAACAACAAAAATTCTGCAAATTCATCACTTTGAGCGATGATTTGGTTCTCATCAATTATCGCCACCGCATCGCCTGCTTGATACTGTGTACCATTTATCATGACAGACCCTTTGGCGACTTGTAGCCAGTAGGCTCTGCCTTTATCAAGGCTCACGACTTGCTCGCCGTCCAACTGATACCGCCACAGTTTTGTGTCTTGATACACCACAAACGACCCACG
This Moraxella sp. K1664 DNA region includes the following protein-coding sequences:
- a CDS encoding cytochrome ubiquinol oxidase subunit I; this translates as MITESLVDVSRLQFAVTALFHFLFIPLTLGMTWLLVIMESVYVITGKEIWKDMTRFWGKLFGINFALGVTTGITMEFQFGTNWAYYSHYVGDVFGAPLAIEGLMAFFLESTMVGLFFFGWERMSRVQHLITTILMALGTNLSALWILIANGWMQNPVGAEFNYQTMRMEMTSFAQILLNPDAQNKFVHTVSAGYVVGAMFVLSVSAWYLLKGRDVAFAKRSFHVAAAFGFASICSTIVLGDESGYSIGLAQQTKLATMEAMWETEPAPAGFNVVALINEKEEKNDWAIHVPYAMGIIGTRSLDKEILGIHDIKEINEERIVSGIFAVSALDEMRASMADGKAVNPETLAQFEHHKNDLGFGLLLKKYTHDVTQATPDMVKSATNDTIPKVTPMFWTFRIMVGLGFLMLVLFALSLFFTIKGNFMEKKWLLKFAVIMLPAPWIAAEAGWFVAEYGRQPWTVYGVLPTHLSVSNIAISNVIWSLIGFVVFYTILFIIEIYLMQKYVRLGPASLGTGRYFGEKSDKNIINPNEFKGV